A portion of the Poecile atricapillus isolate bPoeAtr1 chromosome 7, bPoeAtr1.hap1, whole genome shotgun sequence genome contains these proteins:
- the SELE gene encoding E-selectin, with protein MICLQFLSLLTYGLTVLQGVNGWTYHYSDTNMTYREAELWCRKKYTNLVAIQNKEEINHLNAFLPFNPGYYWIGIRKVNGVWTWTGTNKELTEEARNWASGEPNGKGNNEDCVEIYIKRGKDDGKWNDEKCEKKKVALCYTASCNPSLCSGHGDCIETINNHTCHCNPGFYGPECEFVKSCDPLKKPDHGSLECHHPLGDFNYNSSCTVQCEEGYELTALESVHCTSAGVWSAPLAACKAVTCPALEMPVHGAVNCSHPSVQLTWGTTCEFTCEEGFTLTGPATLQCGSSGAWDRQQPTCAAVRCEAVPRPAEGSVSCDHAPADLTSGSRCDFQCSEGYVLEGSPSTECLPQGHWSEPVPKCKAVTCPALEMPVHGAVNCSHPSVQLTWGTTCEFTCEEGFTLTGPAMLQCGSSGAWDRQQPTCAAVRCEAVPRPAEGSVSCDHAPADLTSGSRCDFQCSEGYVLEGSPSTECLPQGHWSEPVPKCKVIQCEALSSPEKGSMDCSHGAGIFTYNTSCHFSCLEGWSLNGSRVLECSHSGNWSASLPTCEASGQASYISVGIAATSASLLSTASFLLWLARRFRRKAKKFIPFRNSQETTSEGSFQSTGQNV; from the exons ATGATTTGCTTGCAGTTCCTCTCACTTCTTACCTATG GACTTACAGTGCTGCAGGGGGTGAATGGGTGGACATACCATTATTCAGACACAAACATGACCTACAGGGAAGCAGAGTTGTGGTGCAGAAAGAAGTATACTAACCTGGTTGCCATCCAGAACAAGGAGGAAATCAATCATCTCAATGCCTTCCTACCCTTCAATCCGGGTTACTACTGGATTGGAATCAGAAAAGTTAATGGTGTGTGGACCTGGACTGGAACTAACAAGGAACTGACAGAAGAAGCAAGAAACTGGGCTTCAGGGGAGCCAAATGGCAAAGGGAACAACGAGGACTGCGTTGAGATCTACATCAAAAGAGGGAAGGATGATGGCAAATGGAATGATGAGAAGTGTGAGAAAAAGAAGGTTGCCTTGTGCTACACAG cttcttgCAACCCATCTCTCTGCAGTGGCCATGGAGACTGCATAGAAACTATCAACAACCACACCTGCCATTGCAACCCTGGGTTCTATGGGCCTGAATGCGAGTTTG TTAAGAGTTGTGATCCCCTAAAGAAACCTGATCATGGGAGCCTTGAGTGCCACCATCCATTGGGGGATTTCAACTACAACTCATCCTGCACAGTTCAGTGTGAGGAGGGCTATGAGCTGACTGCACTGGAATCTGTTCACTGTACCTCTGCTGGGGTCTGGTCTGCCCCCCTTGCAGCATGCAAAG CTGTGACCTGTCCTGCCTTGGAAATGCCTGTCCACGGGGCTGTGAACTGCTCCCATCCCTCTGTGCAGCTCACCTGGGGAACCACCTGTGAGTTCACTTGTGAGGAAGGATTCACCCTGACAGGACCAGCTACACTGCAGTGTGGCTCTTCTGGGGCCTGGGACAGGCAGCAGCCAACCTGTGCAG ctgtgaggTGTGAGGCTGTCCCGCGGCCAGCAGAAGGCTCTGTGAGCTGTGACCACGCTCCTGCAGACCTCACCTCTGGCTCCCGCTGTGATTTCCAGTGCAGTGAGGGATATGTCCTGGAGGGCTCACCCAGCACCGAGTGCCTGCCACAGGGACACTGGTCAGAGCCAGTGCCCAAATGCAAAG CTGTGACCTGTCCTGCCTTGGAAATGCCTGTCCACGGGGCTGTGAACTGCTCCCATCCCTCTGTGCAGCTCACCTGGGGAACCACCTGTGAGTTCACCTGTGAGGAAGGATTCACCTTGACAGGACCAGCTATGCTGCAGTGTGGCTCTTCTGGGGCCTGGGACAGGCAGCAGCCAACCTGTGCAG ctgtgaggTGTGAGGCTGTCCCGCGGCCAGCAGAAGGCTCTGTGAGCTGTGACCACGCTCCTGCAGACCTCACCTCTGGCTCCCGCTGTGATTTCCAGTGCAGTGAGGGATATGTCCTGGAGGGCTCACCCAGCACCGAGTGCCTGCCACAGGGACACTGGTCAGAGCCAGTGCCCAAATGCAAAG TCATACAGTGTGAAGCACTGAGCTCTCCTGAGAAAGGCTCTATGGATTGCTCCCACGGGGCTGGGATCTTCACATACAACACCTCCTGCCACTTCAGCTGCCTTGAAGGATGGAGTCTCAATGGCTCTCGTGTTCTTGAGTGCAGCCATTCAGGAAACTGGAGTGCCAGCCTGCCCACATGTGAAG CCTCTGGCCAAGCCAGCTACATCTCTGTGGGCATAGCAGCCacttctgcctctctgctgtCCACAGCATCATTCCTCCTTTGGCTTGCAAGGCGCTTCCGGAGAAAAG CAAAGAAGTTTATTCCTTTCAG GAACTCACAGGAAACAACCAGTGAAGGCAGTTTCCAAAGTACTGGCCAGAATGTCTAA